In Sander lucioperca isolate FBNREF2018 chromosome 12, SLUC_FBN_1.2, whole genome shotgun sequence, one DNA window encodes the following:
- the LOC116059278 gene encoding uncharacterized protein LOC116059278, whose translation MEEISPPPPPFLCPFTLSCSEGELQTFSICCSGEYMPPAVKLRVRSIHQLLSTTLFSELLFLKMSERADKIVKGDLAIGTGGNQMMTDIIDRPGKAFAAGTYAGAGQFEDESEEETGVYAGAGVGHVRAEWSFFDAEAKGPNASAGAEISRAVGVRAIAKAELASASVSVGPVKATLGLAIDTGGSIGPSGIEAKVLGTGFSFGRTMGVSLFGTGFEIKLW comes from the exons atggAGGAAATCTCCCCACCACCCCCTCCCTTTCTGTGCCCTTTTACTCTGAGCTGTTCCGAAGGTGAACTTCAGACTTTCAGTATCTGTTGCAGTGGGGAATATATGCCTCCAGCAGTCAAGCTGAGAGTACGCAGCATACATCAGCTTCTATCAACAACCTTGTTCAG TGAACTACTCTTCCTGAAGATGTCTG aGCGTGCTGATAAGA TAGTGAAAGGAGATCTAGCGATTGGTACAGGCGGGAATCAGATGATGACTGACATCATTGACCGGCCCGGTAAAGCTTTTGCTGCTGGTACCTATGCTGGTGCCGGGCAATTTGAAGATGAATCTGAGGAGGAAACTGGAGTGTATGCTGGTGCAGGAGTTGGCCATGTTCGtgctgaatggagcttttttgATGCAGAGGCCAAAGGGCCCAACGCCAGCGCAGGGGCTGAAATCTCTAGGGCAGTAGGTGTCAGAGCCATAGCCAAGGCAGAACTGGCCAGTGCTTCGGTCTCCGTTGGTCCAGTGAAAGCCACACTCGGTCTGGCAATAGACACCGGTGGCAGCATCGGTCCGTCAGGTATAGAGGCAAAAGTGCTGGGAACAGGATTCTCCTTTGGTCGTACTATGGGCGTTTCTCTGTTTGGCACTGGGTTTGAAATTAAATTATGGTAG